The following proteins are encoded in a genomic region of Lachnospiraceae bacterium KM106-2:
- a CDS encoding Rrf2 family transcriptional regulator has translation MKFSVGVEYALHCLLYMVELEEGRSVGIRDLATFQGISETYLSKIYTKLSKNGIVKSVPGVKGGFTLARKPEEITFWNVVEAVEGSESFFQCAEIRQNNILLDKDNLPDSHTKCPCLIKVVMLEAENEMKKYLNGKTLAWLYNEVYSNKLPKGMKEATIEWFNNKKE, from the coding sequence ATGAAGTTTTCAGTGGGAGTAGAATATGCATTACATTGCTTATTATATATGGTCGAGTTAGAAGAAGGCAGATCAGTTGGAATTAGAGACTTGGCAACATTTCAAGGAATATCAGAGACTTATTTATCTAAGATATATACAAAACTGAGTAAAAATGGAATTGTAAAATCCGTACCGGGAGTAAAGGGAGGATTTACTCTAGCACGTAAGCCTGAAGAAATAACATTTTGGAATGTTGTTGAAGCAGTAGAAGGAAGCGAATCTTTTTTCCAGTGTGCAGAAATAAGACAAAATAATATACTTTTAGATAAAGATAATTTACCTGACTCGCATACAAAATGTCCCTGCTTAATTAAAGTAGTAATGTTAGAAGCAGAAAACGAAATGAAAAAATATTTAAATGGTAAAACATTAGCCTGGTTGTATAACGAAGTGTATAGTAATAAGTTACCAAAAGGTATGAAAGAGGCTACAATTGAATGGTTTAACAATAAGAAAGAATAA
- a CDS encoding aminopeptidase, with protein sequence MMKNSWFAKFYQCINATRAKKIMDRLSEFGDDKATGNRSAGSKASEEAACYLFHTFQEIGLKHVTKERVSTAKWEYHGAKFTYKREDGRAKTVQLGGYASKYHINGEWIAVVDGGGGTSADFDRLGDVTGKLVLVNIEDIWNGYWVSSPNLEARERGARGILLSINYKHIHEKSKVSLAAGSPSDAIAMAISLRDAKELREQIHKSKGKQIMVHFDGHSEVEPNASSYNIWGEIPGKSKQVIYLIAHYDGYYHSCFDDAFGVSLISGIANAMIDACYQPEKTIRVIAHGAEEWGRVDSDYDWATGAYEQIVTLHPEWVKHAFALINIDGNFPVPGERRFQVKTSMEFYEGIKTLIRQYIAGCGYEFQVIMPTSTMSEEFIYAKQGIPCIVAADSFQDSIYFTHIYHSTEDAKSFGFDYKTYQLLLALYGKIVFELDALSIRPMRFDTRFHELEKSLKKDMAAKKLTLLVSKVIREADKLSNLINVWNTKKMMNRDEEERFNDALAFLSHKIQEKFLRLDWKSDIVFPHENCQKNLQLLRKAMEEVKKEDVDWKMIIEKYIEPIDMNQHVLQFSYKTYSYLAERRYLGNARTWGWGCIPDPNEDLYELAHKLTQRKKSKPEDRTYVLHKLEEAYKRQGSYYHRILNEEEKALNDVNQVILNISNRFRV encoded by the coding sequence ATGATGAAGAATTCATGGTTTGCTAAATTCTATCAATGCATTAATGCAACAAGAGCAAAGAAGATAATGGATCGGTTGTCTGAATTTGGGGATGATAAAGCAACAGGGAATCGTAGTGCGGGTTCAAAAGCGAGTGAGGAAGCAGCATGCTACTTATTTCATACATTTCAAGAAATAGGACTGAAACATGTGACAAAGGAAAGAGTCTCCACAGCAAAATGGGAGTATCATGGTGCAAAGTTTACATATAAAAGGGAGGATGGAAGAGCAAAGACAGTACAGTTAGGCGGTTATGCAAGTAAGTATCATATAAATGGAGAATGGATAGCGGTAGTGGATGGTGGAGGAGGAACGAGTGCAGATTTTGATCGATTAGGAGACGTAACAGGGAAGCTGGTACTCGTGAATATAGAAGACATCTGGAACGGATATTGGGTCAGTTCTCCGAATCTGGAAGCAAGAGAGAGGGGAGCAAGAGGTATCCTCCTATCTATAAACTATAAGCATATCCATGAAAAATCAAAGGTATCTTTGGCGGCAGGGTCTCCATCAGATGCGATAGCAATGGCTATTTCCTTACGTGACGCAAAAGAACTAAGAGAACAGATACATAAGTCAAAAGGGAAGCAGATAATGGTTCATTTTGATGGTCATTCAGAAGTAGAACCTAATGCATCTTCTTATAATATATGGGGTGAGATTCCCGGGAAATCAAAGCAGGTAATCTATCTGATCGCGCATTATGATGGCTACTATCATAGTTGCTTTGACGATGCATTTGGTGTTTCCTTAATTAGCGGAATTGCAAACGCAATGATAGATGCTTGCTATCAACCAGAAAAGACAATCCGAGTCATTGCCCATGGTGCGGAAGAATGGGGGCGGGTAGATTCGGATTATGACTGGGCTACAGGTGCTTATGAACAGATTGTAACGCTTCATCCCGAGTGGGTTAAGCATGCATTTGCTCTAATTAATATTGATGGTAATTTTCCTGTGCCGGGAGAGCGGAGATTTCAAGTGAAAACTTCGATGGAGTTTTATGAGGGCATCAAAACGTTGATTAGACAGTATATTGCTGGATGTGGATATGAGTTTCAAGTGATTATGCCGACTTCTACTATGAGTGAAGAATTTATTTATGCGAAGCAGGGAATTCCCTGTATTGTAGCTGCTGATTCATTCCAAGATAGTATCTATTTTACTCATATCTACCATTCAACTGAGGATGCAAAAAGTTTTGGCTTTGATTATAAGACCTATCAGTTACTTCTTGCATTGTATGGGAAAATTGTGTTTGAACTAGATGCACTTTCGATACGTCCAATGCGATTTGATACCAGATTTCATGAACTTGAGAAAAGCCTCAAAAAAGACATGGCTGCAAAGAAGCTGACCTTGTTGGTAAGCAAAGTAATACGTGAGGCAGATAAGTTATCGAATCTGATTAATGTATGGAATACAAAGAAGATGATGAACAGGGATGAGGAGGAAAGATTTAATGATGCATTAGCATTCTTATCCCACAAGATTCAAGAGAAGTTTCTAAGGTTAGATTGGAAGTCTGATATTGTGTTTCCACATGAAAATTGTCAAAAGAATCTTCAGTTGCTTCGCAAAGCAATGGAAGAAGTAAAAAAGGAGGACGTCGATTGGAAGATGATCATAGAAAAATATATAGAACCAATCGATATGAACCAGCATGTGTTACAGTTTTCCTATAAGACGTATTCTTATTTGGCAGAGCGCAGATACTTAGGAAATGCGAGAACCTGGGGATGGGGCTGCATACCAGATCCAAATGAAGATTTATACGAGCTAGCACATAAACTAACACAGCGAAAGAAAAGTAAACCAGAGGATCGTACCTATGTACTTCATAAATTAGAAGAGGCATATAAACGGCAAGGGAGCTATTATCATAGAATTTTAAACGAGGAAGAAAAAGCACTTAATGACGTGAATCAGGTCATTCTAAATATAAGCAATAGATTTAGAGTATGA
- a CDS encoding glutaminase — protein MNKREIMDVLEEAMEIGKSVIPMGNVATYIPELAKADKHKLGICLHTVDGSFYNIGDYEERFTIQSISKVITLCKALEEFGAEHVFEFVGMEPSGEAFNSLVELDLKHNRPFNPMINSGAITVASMLLEKCSFEDMVLYTQKVCLDDQISLDMSTFQSEMAHSSRNRAISYLLESKGIIKANVEDSLTFYTQMCSLTVSAKSLANFGLILATDGVNPENGERVISSWVARTVKTIMLTCGMYDGSGEFAVLTGIPTKSGVGGGLVSVANAKLGIGVYGPALDDKGNCIAGCELLKYVSKHLDLHLFNTSEWEEV, from the coding sequence ATGAATAAACGTGAAATTATGGATGTTTTAGAAGAGGCTATGGAAATTGGCAAATCAGTTATCCCGATGGGGAATGTTGCCACATATATTCCAGAACTGGCTAAGGCAGATAAGCACAAGTTGGGAATTTGTTTGCATACAGTAGACGGCAGCTTTTATAACATTGGTGATTATGAAGAACGTTTTACGATACAGAGTATTTCCAAGGTTATTACTCTTTGCAAAGCATTAGAAGAATTTGGCGCAGAGCATGTGTTTGAATTTGTTGGGATGGAACCGTCTGGGGAAGCTTTTAATTCCTTGGTAGAACTAGACCTTAAACATAACAGACCATTTAATCCAATGATAAATTCAGGCGCTATTACTGTTGCAAGTATGTTACTAGAAAAGTGTTCATTTGAAGACATGGTGTTGTATACCCAAAAGGTATGTCTGGATGACCAAATCAGTCTGGATATGTCAACTTTTCAGTCTGAAATGGCTCACAGCTCTAGAAACCGCGCAATCTCATATCTGCTTGAAAGTAAAGGAATTATCAAAGCTAATGTAGAGGATAGCCTTACATTTTATACGCAGATGTGCTCGCTAACTGTTTCTGCAAAAAGTCTGGCTAATTTTGGACTTATTTTGGCTACTGATGGAGTAAACCCAGAAAACGGAGAAAGAGTGATCAGCAGTTGGGTTGCCAGAACAGTAAAAACTATAATGCTAACCTGCGGTATGTATGATGGCTCTGGAGAGTTTGCTGTTTTGACTGGTATTCCAACGAAAAGTGGTGTTGGAGGCGGATTGGTCAGCGTTGCGAATGCCAAACTTGGAATAGGTGTATATGGACCGGCACTAGATGATAAAGGAAACTGCATAGCAGGCTGTGAGCTTTTGAAGTATGTTTCTAAGCATTTGGATTTGCACTTGTTTAACACCAGTGAATGGGAGGAAGTATAG
- a CDS encoding acetoacetate decarboxylase produces MFQFYNNMRYQMPVLFGGFEFDPNEGAAALDLSIITFMQETTKEALDDYLPEGFSLVSPTLIVQYLQLREVDILSGGAYNIVQASLPVHFEGQNDSLDGVLPLVLWENDTIPILGGREYSGMPKIYTDISDLNCTDGHYFANASFNGNTFFTFDLENLRPCTDQEFSSMKSSYANVNAIGIRYTPKIGAPGADLIQTIVYPQTIIPYEIYTGTGSIEWTMLPFYQGLVHSRIIEQLSHIPCISMSAPTFTKGMITMKSLRCREIY; encoded by the coding sequence ATGTTTCAGTTCTATAATAATATGCGGTATCAAATGCCTGTATTGTTCGGCGGTTTTGAATTTGATCCCAATGAAGGGGCTGCCGCTTTAGATTTATCCATAATTACCTTTATGCAAGAAACAACCAAAGAAGCTCTTGACGACTACTTACCTGAAGGATTTTCGTTAGTATCGCCTACGCTTATTGTTCAATATCTTCAGCTTCGCGAAGTGGATATATTATCTGGAGGTGCTTATAATATCGTTCAGGCCTCTCTTCCTGTTCACTTTGAAGGACAAAACGATTCCCTGGATGGTGTTTTACCTTTGGTGTTATGGGAAAATGACACGATTCCTATATTAGGAGGACGAGAATATAGCGGTATGCCAAAAATATATACTGATATTAGTGATTTGAACTGCACGGACGGACATTATTTTGCAAATGCAAGTTTTAACGGTAACACCTTTTTTACCTTTGATCTAGAAAATTTAAGACCTTGTACGGATCAGGAGTTTTCCTCTATGAAATCCTCTTACGCTAATGTCAATGCCATTGGAATACGATATACTCCTAAGATTGGCGCTCCCGGTGCGGACTTGATCCAGACAATCGTCTATCCGCAAACCATTATCCCATATGAAATTTACACTGGCACGGGTTCTATTGAATGGACGATGCTACCTTTCTATCAAGGATTAGTGCACTCAAGAATCATTGAACAATTATCCCACATTCCTTGTATCTCTATGTCTGCTCCAACTTTCACAAAAGGAATGATTACTATGAAATCATTACGATGCAGGGAAATCTATTAA
- a CDS encoding beta-lactamase class C and other penicillin binding proteins codes for MYQLDQVKHMSFKQMIKYTTKKSDDVRISVGIIKDGKSSYTVYGKDGKMLPQKEYLYEIGSITKTFDGALLCKAVKEGKIGLEDTIDQYLQLSKRERYPTIADLVTHTSGYKSYYFEREMIGNHLRGKNDFYGISKDKLLKRIDSINLENKGYAFSYSNFGMAVVGLVLESVYGQDYTKLMDRYLQSELNMKNTFVSGGSNCGKDFWDWKKQDAYIPAGALISTIGDMLDYAQMQLEEKFEYLELGHRIIKEINYSNVIYDKIELHLDQIGVNWIYDKTNQIYWHNGGTKNYNSHLCFDPKNKIATVVLSNQKPTNKIPATILGNQLFKELIKD; via the coding sequence ATGTATCAATTAGATCAGGTGAAACATATGTCATTCAAACAAATGATAAAGTATACAACCAAGAAGAGTGATGATGTTAGGATTTCAGTTGGCATTATAAAAGATGGTAAATCAAGTTATACGGTATATGGGAAAGATGGAAAGATGCTGCCACAGAAAGAATATCTTTATGAAATCGGATCCATTACAAAAACATTTGATGGTGCATTACTCTGTAAGGCAGTGAAAGAAGGAAAGATAGGACTAGAGGACACGATTGACCAATATCTTCAGTTATCGAAGAGAGAGCGTTATCCAACAATTGCAGACTTAGTAACTCATACATCTGGCTATAAGTCTTACTATTTTGAGAGGGAGATGATAGGAAATCATTTGCGTGGTAAGAATGATTTCTATGGTATTTCAAAAGATAAACTATTAAAGCGTATTGATAGTATTAATTTAGAGAATAAAGGATATGCCTTTTCTTATTCGAACTTCGGTATGGCGGTAGTTGGCTTGGTATTAGAAAGTGTCTATGGGCAGGATTATACGAAACTAATGGATCGTTATTTACAATCTGAGCTGAATATGAAGAATACATTTGTATCTGGTGGAAGTAATTGCGGTAAGGATTTTTGGGATTGGAAGAAGCAAGATGCCTATATACCAGCAGGAGCATTGATATCTACGATTGGTGATATGTTAGACTATGCACAAATGCAGTTAGAGGAGAAGTTTGAATATCTAGAATTGGGACATCGCATTATAAAAGAGATAAATTATAGTAATGTGATCTATGACAAGATAGAATTACATTTGGATCAGATAGGTGTAAACTGGATTTATGATAAGACAAATCAGATTTATTGGCATAATGGAGGAACAAAAAACTATAACAGTCACTTATGTTTTGATCCCAAGAACAAGATTGCAACTGTTGTACTATCGAATCAAAAGCCAACGAATAAGATACCAGCAACAATATTAGGAAATCAGCTATTCAAAGAACTTATAAAAGATTGA
- a CDS encoding circadian phase modifier, with product MNSEIHQLLESVKSGKISVDDALLKIKIQPFEDIGFAKVDLHRKARQGVPEVIYGAGKTPDQIIGIINTMQKNCQDSILITRISSDLAAEVMKRTSMIYYKEAKIGMIGELPIPDGMGTIVIATGGTSDIPVAEEAALTAIALGNKITRLYDVGVAGLHRLLSHLDDIMNASVIIAVAGMEGALASVIGGLADCPVIAVPTSVGYGASFNGLSALLSMLNSCSSGISVVNIDNGFGAGYLASMINHMEVKE from the coding sequence ATGAATAGTGAAATTCATCAACTTCTTGAAAGTGTAAAAAGCGGTAAAATTTCTGTCGATGATGCATTACTGAAGATTAAAATTCAACCCTTTGAGGATATTGGATTTGCCAAAGTAGATTTACATAGAAAAGCAAGGCAAGGAGTTCCTGAAGTAATTTATGGAGCTGGCAAAACACCTGATCAAATCATTGGCATCATAAATACCATGCAAAAAAACTGTCAGGACTCCATTCTCATCACACGTATTTCAAGTGATTTGGCTGCTGAAGTTATGAAAAGAACCTCCATGATATACTACAAGGAGGCAAAAATCGGTATGATAGGAGAACTTCCAATACCTGATGGTATGGGGACGATTGTGATTGCAACAGGAGGTACCAGCGATATTCCAGTGGCTGAAGAAGCAGCACTTACTGCCATAGCCCTAGGTAACAAGATAACAAGACTCTACGATGTAGGTGTAGCAGGACTACATCGATTGCTATCCCATCTCGACGATATCATGAATGCCTCGGTTATCATAGCAGTTGCTGGGATGGAGGGAGCGCTTGCAAGCGTCATCGGTGGTCTTGCCGACTGTCCGGTTATTGCTGTTCCTACAAGCGTAGGCTATGGTGCTTCATTTAATGGACTATCTGCACTTTTATCCATGCTAAACTCCTGTTCCTCTGGTATCTCGGTAGTAAACATCGATAACGGATTCGGTGCAGGGTATCTTGCAAGTATGATAAATCATATGGAGGTGAAAGAATGA
- a CDS encoding RNA polymerase sigma-70 factor, ECF subfamily produces MTKQEFEKIYQDNFSVVYRYLLKICQDQHLAEELTSVTFFKAINNIDKFEGKCTITSWLCQIAKYSYYSYLRKNKRLVELNSIIEQMDTNSDMEEQLIDSMTSKEIHKVVDGLEEPYKKVFHLRIFQELSFKQIASIFGKTENWACVTYHRARNKVRERMEEKK; encoded by the coding sequence GTGACAAAACAAGAATTTGAAAAAATATACCAGGATAATTTTTCTGTTGTATATCGCTATCTATTAAAAATATGTCAGGATCAGCATTTGGCAGAAGAGTTAACAAGTGTAACGTTTTTTAAGGCGATTAATAATATCGATAAGTTTGAGGGCAAATGTACGATAACTAGTTGGCTATGTCAGATTGCGAAATATTCTTATTATAGTTATTTAAGAAAAAATAAGCGATTAGTGGAACTAAATAGCATAATAGAGCAAATGGATACGAATAGTGATATGGAAGAACAATTAATAGATTCTATGACATCTAAGGAAATACATAAGGTGGTAGATGGTTTAGAGGAACCATATAAAAAAGTATTTCATCTTCGCATTTTTCAGGAATTAAGCTTCAAGCAGATCGCATCTATTTTTGGTAAAACAGAAAATTGGGCCTGTGTTACTTATCACCGTGCTAGAAATAAAGTAAGAGAAAGAATGGAGGAGAAAAAATGA
- a CDS encoding ATP-utilizing enzyme of the PP-loop superfamily — MKLKDFFSDNPKIAIAFSGGVDSSYLLYVAKKYATEVRAYYIKTPFQPKFELDDAILLASQLNVTIKIINLNILLEERITSNPKNRCYYCKKLMFTEIITAAKKDGFSILLDGTNASDDVKDRPGMAALHELAVLSPLRLCGLTKDEIRNQSKAAGLFTWNKPAYACLATRIQTGQKITEQLLSRTENAENYLSSLGFTDFRIRTFHDCAQIQIRESQLNLLIKDRNEILETLGTEYKAVLLDLEVRNE; from the coding sequence ATGAAACTTAAAGATTTCTTTTCAGATAATCCCAAAATTGCCATTGCTTTTTCCGGTGGTGTTGACTCTTCCTATCTTTTATACGTTGCAAAGAAATATGCAACAGAAGTTCGTGCTTATTATATAAAAACTCCTTTTCAACCCAAATTCGAGTTGGATGATGCAATACTTCTTGCTTCCCAGTTAAACGTTACAATAAAAATTATCAATTTAAATATTTTATTGGAAGAACGTATCACTTCCAATCCGAAAAACCGTTGTTATTATTGTAAAAAACTAATGTTTACAGAAATCATCACAGCGGCTAAAAAGGATGGCTTCTCCATTCTTCTTGATGGTACAAATGCCTCAGATGATGTTAAGGATCGTCCTGGAATGGCGGCACTGCATGAACTCGCAGTACTCTCTCCACTTCGCTTATGCGGACTGACAAAGGATGAAATACGTAATCAGTCAAAAGCAGCAGGACTCTTCACTTGGAATAAACCCGCTTATGCTTGCCTTGCGACGAGGATTCAAACAGGACAAAAAATCACGGAACAATTACTTTCTCGAACCGAGAATGCCGAAAACTATCTTTCCTCTCTTGGATTTACTGATTTTCGTATCCGAACATTTCATGATTGTGCACAAATTCAAATTAGAGAATCGCAACTTAACTTGCTGATAAAAGATAGAAATGAGATTCTCGAAACTCTTGGTACTGAATATAAAGCAGTACTACTTGATCTGGAGGTCCGAAATGAATAG
- a CDS encoding endo-1,4-beta-xylanase A precursor — protein MKWLRKGILSLGMMAAILLAGISVHAKDSNTYYYTGEKGMSDYNGEENVVITSDKQQYYIIGDNIHNVIVADGVTKIDGSELFCCAKQWDRISREYSLTIPASVITVSGMTDPNLVSIKLDPANKSFTMKDGVLYNKDLTEVIWVSSKQKSVSIASTVKKVDLYQFNKVKNLILPRDCNEINAPIDNVEFHFQTIQIESGNTTFEVKDNCIYTKGFKKLISAAPESVNKKLVLPATIGTVDFYSFTGSKNLESLVLPKKLTAVKGTQWVARIPKLKSISISSSNAKFRSKDGVLYNRDLTKLVAYPRKKTAKKFSIPSSVKEVSMQNFANDNLETLELPAKIVSSAWKNADFIELCKLKTVKVSKASKYYSSKDGVLYNKKKTKIVFYPIGNQMTTYKMPDSVTEFKMDFWKGSKIKKIEIGKKTKKITGVGLYYDSVLSNLRTISVSKKNPYLSSKDGLLYDKKKKKLLLIPDNYRGTSIKIPDSVTAINCELKVQKVKSISIGKGLKSGFDYPILPKLEKITVSAKNKYFKSKDNVLYDKKMTRILLYPVRKTSKEYKMPDSVVMPDGLVNNCHLTKLTIGKKCKEWEANNPYIMPDNNEGDLLTNIKVQIKNKEITGMPKLEQIKVNSSNKNFISVGGVLYSKDKKVLYLYPAAKKNTEFMVPAVTSQIANCNTFTMSSYLKRFKVEQGNKNFEVLDGLLISKRDAATESAYQYKIYGIPGNAVYDNFLIHRNVTKIYVNLNLYQDKIKNVSVETGSRNYFMYKNYIAEIYYD, from the coding sequence ATGAAATGGTTACGAAAAGGAATTCTTAGCCTTGGTATGATGGCGGCTATTTTGTTGGCTGGAATATCTGTACACGCAAAAGATAGTAATACCTACTACTATACCGGTGAAAAAGGTATGAGTGATTATAATGGCGAGGAAAACGTTGTTATTACAAGTGATAAACAGCAGTATTACATAATAGGAGATAATATACATAATGTGATCGTAGCAGATGGTGTGACAAAGATAGACGGTTCTGAATTGTTTTGTTGTGCAAAGCAATGGGATAGAATCTCAAGAGAGTATAGTTTGACCATACCGGCTAGTGTGATAACTGTCTCAGGTATGACAGATCCTAATTTAGTTTCCATTAAATTAGACCCTGCCAATAAAAGTTTTACAATGAAAGATGGGGTGCTTTACAATAAGGATTTAACCGAGGTAATCTGGGTTTCATCTAAGCAAAAAAGTGTGAGCATTGCCAGTACTGTTAAGAAAGTAGATTTATATCAGTTTAATAAGGTTAAAAATCTTATCTTACCAAGAGATTGTAATGAGATTAATGCTCCTATCGATAATGTAGAATTTCATTTTCAGACAATTCAGATTGAAAGTGGAAACACAACCTTTGAAGTTAAGGATAACTGTATTTATACAAAAGGATTCAAGAAGCTCATATCTGCGGCTCCGGAAAGTGTAAATAAAAAGTTAGTCCTGCCAGCTACGATTGGCACAGTTGACTTTTATAGCTTTACTGGAAGCAAAAATCTTGAGAGTCTTGTGTTACCAAAGAAATTAACAGCGGTCAAAGGTACTCAATGGGTGGCAAGAATTCCGAAGTTAAAGAGTATTTCTATTTCTTCTTCCAATGCAAAGTTTAGATCGAAAGATGGGGTTTTATATAATCGAGATCTAACAAAGTTAGTTGCATATCCTAGAAAGAAGACGGCCAAGAAATTTTCCATCCCTTCTTCCGTAAAAGAAGTATCAATGCAGAACTTTGCAAATGATAATCTTGAGACTCTTGAACTACCTGCCAAGATCGTATCATCTGCATGGAAAAACGCTGATTTTATAGAACTTTGTAAATTGAAGACAGTGAAGGTATCAAAGGCCTCTAAGTATTATTCGAGTAAAGACGGAGTACTTTATAATAAAAAGAAAACAAAGATCGTATTCTACCCGATAGGAAATCAAATGACGACCTATAAAATGCCTGATTCAGTGACTGAGTTTAAGATGGATTTTTGGAAGGGAAGTAAAATTAAGAAAATTGAGATCGGAAAAAAGACAAAGAAAATAACGGGAGTCGGTCTTTATTATGATAGTGTCCTGAGTAATTTGAGAACCATCAGTGTTTCAAAGAAGAATCCTTATTTATCATCAAAGGATGGTCTTCTCTATGATAAGAAAAAGAAGAAATTACTCTTGATCCCAGATAATTATAGGGGAACATCGATAAAGATTCCTGATAGTGTTACAGCGATTAATTGTGAATTAAAAGTACAGAAAGTTAAGTCTATTTCTATTGGTAAAGGCCTAAAGAGCGGGTTTGACTATCCAATTCTTCCAAAACTTGAAAAGATAACCGTTTCTGCAAAGAATAAATATTTCAAATCCAAAGATAATGTGTTATATGATAAGAAGATGACTAGGATTCTCCTTTATCCTGTAAGAAAAACGTCAAAAGAATATAAGATGCCGGATAGCGTTGTTATGCCGGATGGGTTGGTAAATAACTGTCATCTAACAAAGCTTACGATCGGTAAGAAATGTAAGGAATGGGAAGCAAATAATCCTTATATCATGCCGGATAATAACGAGGGAGATCTGTTAACTAATATTAAAGTACAGATCAAGAATAAAGAGATAACAGGTATGCCAAAACTTGAACAGATCAAAGTAAATAGTTCCAATAAAAATTTTATCAGTGTGGGCGGAGTATTGTATTCCAAAGATAAAAAGGTATTGTATTTATATCCTGCTGCAAAGAAGAATACAGAATTTATGGTTCCTGCAGTGACAAGTCAAATTGCAAATTGCAATACTTTTACGATGAGCAGCTATCTAAAAAGATTCAAGGTTGAGCAAGGAAACAAAAACTTTGAGGTCTTAGATGGTCTTTTGATCAGTAAACGGGATGCAGCTACAGAAAGCGCTTATCAGTATAAGATTTATGGAATACCGGGGAATGCAGTTTACGATAATTTCCTGATCCATAGAAATGTAACAAAGATCTACGTTAACTTGAATCTATATCAAGATAAGATTAAGAATGTCAGCGTGGAGACTGGCAGTCGAAATTATTTTATGTATAAGAATTACATTGCAGAAATCTATTATGACTAG
- a CDS encoding pyridoxamine 5'-phosphate oxidase, which produces MLTEKFYEVLNHEGVVSIVSWGVSEPHVTNTWNSYLVIKDNDKILIPAAGLRSTENDVNENNKVKVTLGSKNVLGFNNYQGTGFHLEGTARFLESGSDFDMMKDKFPFLNRVLEITVTSLKQLL; this is translated from the coding sequence ATGTTAACAGAAAAGTTTTATGAAGTATTAAACCATGAAGGTGTAGTTTCAATAGTATCATGGGGAGTATCCGAACCACATGTCACTAATACATGGAATTCATATTTAGTTATAAAGGACAATGACAAAATTTTAATTCCAGCAGCAGGACTTCGTAGTACAGAAAATGATGTTAATGAAAATAACAAAGTGAAAGTTACATTAGGTAGTAAAAATGTTTTAGGTTTTAATAATTACCAAGGGACAGGCTTTCACCTTGAAGGAACTGCAAGATTCCTTGAGTCTGGTTCAGACTTTGACATGATGAAAGATAAATTTCCATTTTTAAATAGAGTTTTAGAAATAACAGTTACATCATTAAAACAATTGCTTTAA